A genome region from Ralstonia solanacearum K60 includes the following:
- a CDS encoding transporter substrate-binding domain-containing protein, producing the protein MFVRFIRITALLLCACVAAPALAQTTNRLDEILARGTLRVGSTGDYKPFSYKTTGDGRFIGLDVEMGERLAKALGVKLEVVPTTWSTLMRDFGEDRFDIAMSGISVTLERQKKAFYSIPYQRDGKTPIARCENQDKFQTLAQIDQPGVRAVVNPGGTNEKFAREHLKQAQIRVYPDNVTIFNEIVAGRADLMMTDAVETRLQQKLHPELCAVHPDAPFDFSEKAYLLPRDVVFKNFVDQWLRQTMESGEFARRFDAWLAYPWNAPAK; encoded by the coding sequence CCTGCGTTGCCGCACCGGCCCTGGCGCAGACCACCAACCGCCTCGACGAGATCCTTGCGCGCGGCACGCTGCGCGTCGGCTCCACGGGCGACTACAAGCCTTTCAGCTATAAGACGACCGGCGACGGCCGCTTCATCGGACTGGACGTGGAAATGGGCGAACGGCTGGCGAAGGCGCTCGGCGTGAAGCTGGAAGTGGTGCCGACCACGTGGTCGACGCTGATGCGCGATTTCGGCGAGGACCGCTTCGACATTGCCATGAGCGGCATCTCGGTGACGCTGGAGCGGCAGAAGAAGGCGTTCTATTCGATCCCGTACCAGCGCGACGGCAAGACGCCGATCGCCCGCTGCGAGAACCAGGACAAATTCCAGACCCTGGCGCAGATCGACCAGCCCGGCGTACGGGCGGTGGTCAACCCGGGCGGCACCAACGAGAAGTTCGCGCGCGAACACCTGAAGCAGGCGCAGATCCGCGTGTATCCGGACAACGTGACGATCTTCAACGAGATCGTCGCCGGCCGCGCCGACCTGATGATGACCGATGCGGTCGAGACCCGGCTGCAACAGAAGCTGCATCCGGAACTGTGCGCCGTGCATCCGGACGCGCCGTTCGATTTCTCCGAGAAGGCCTACCTGCTGCCGCGCGACGTGGTGTTCAAGAACTTCGTCGACCAGTGGCTGCGGCAGACGATGGAGAGCGGCGAATTCGCGCGCCGCTTCGATGCCTGGCTGGCCTATCCGTGGAACGCGCCCGCCAAGTGA